In Malus sylvestris chromosome 15, drMalSylv7.2, whole genome shotgun sequence, a single genomic region encodes these proteins:
- the LOC126604629 gene encoding uncharacterized protein LOC126604629, with product MEWRKCYLDVILVPLGFLMTASYHAWLWHKVRTDPRSTIIGINTSGRRFWVSAMMKDNEKKNILAVQTLRNTIMGSTLMATTSILLCSGLAAVISSTYSVKKPLNDTVYGAHGEFMVALKYVTLLTIFLFSFMCHSLSIRFINQVNILINSPQEPTSLVTPEYVSALLERGYLLNTAGNRLFYGALPLVLWIFGPVLVFLCSATMVPVLYNLDFVSSSSTEKTKMDIGNENGDAFV from the exons ATGGAATGGAGAAAATGCTACTTGGATGTCATTCTTGTACCACTAGGGTTCCTCATGACTGCTTCGTATCATGCTTGGTTATGGCACAAGGTTCGGACCGACCCACGATCTACCATCATCGGCATAAACACCAGCGGACGACGATTCTGGGTCTCGGCGATGATGAAG GACAATGAAAAGAAGAACATCCTGGCCGTCCAAACCCTTCGTAACACGATCATGGGATCAACCCTAATGGCCACCACATCAATCCTCCTATGCTCCGGCCTAGCAGCTGTGATCAGCAGCACATACAGTGTGAAGAAACCGCTCAATGACACCGTTTACGGGGCACACGGGGAATTCATGGTTGCTTTAAAATACGTTACCCTACTCACAATTTTCCTCTTCTCGTTCATGTGTCACTCGCTTTCAATCAGGTTCATAAACCAAGTGAACATCCTAATTAACAGTCCACAAGAACCCACGTCGTTGGTGACTCCAGAGTATGTGTCTGCGCTTTTGGAAAGGGGTTACTTGTTAAACACTGCGGGGAACAGGTTGTTTTATGGAGCACTGCCTCTCGTGCTTTGGATATTTGGACCAGTTTTGGTGTTTTTGTGTTCTGCCACGATGGTGCCTGTGCTTTACAATTTGGACTTTGTGTCTAGCAGTAGCACTGAAAAGACAAAAATGGATATTGGTAATGAAAATGGGGATGCATTTGTATGA
- the LOC126603456 gene encoding calmodulin-like protein 3: protein MMGITGVCSRLLGDLVQAIGGVPSSLTSKGAHIVHEDQRDEYSKCKPQNIATKVDESMARALITVFGMETNGRIKKEKARRVVENLGLIHNEEDQTGFDLPGDDHEVPVEEVLGGLEHNESERNELLREAFKIFDEDGNGFIEAVELKRVLECLGLGSGWEMGQVEKMVKVVDLNMDGKVDFREFELMMG from the coding sequence ATGATGGGAATCACAGGAGTTTGCTCTAGATTACTTGGTGATTTGGTTCAAGCCATTGGAGGAGTCCCATCAAGTTTAACAAGCAAAGGAGCTCACATTGTTCATGAAGATCAACGTGACGAATATTCCAAATGCAAACCACAAAATATTGCAACCAAAGTTGATGAGTCCATGGCAAGGGCACTGATCACAGTGTTTGGGATGGAAACAAATGGAAGAATCAAGAAGGAAAAGGCGCGGCGTGTTGTGGAGAATCTTGGACTAATACATAATGAGGAGGACCAGACGGGCTTCGATTTGCCGGGGGATGATCATGAAGTGCCAGTGGAGGAGGTCCTTGGTGGATTGGAGCATAATGAGTCCGAGCGCAACGAGCTCCTGCGCGAAGCATTCAAGATTTTCGACGAGGATGGCAATGGATTCATAGAGGCTGTGGAGTTGAAAAGGGTTTTGGAATGCTTGGGTTTGGGGAGTGGGTGGGAGATGGGCCAGGTTGAGAAGATGGTGAAGGTTGTGGATTTGAATATGGATGGGAAGGTTGATTTTCGGGAGTTTGAGTTAATGATGGGGTAA
- the LOC126603453 gene encoding basic leucine zipper 9-like encodes MEQKPRFHVEVHSQTASSPFELKRSPSEVCLGEALEYLLEKPMIGQEAADTQGHRDEKIGELRARDRSFADTDVFFGDVCAGDHSFGFQNRDIMNGFSSSELTETLLCTQNLTPKNSCISAAMDSQSSICVGSPTSAAKPIGGDNQARGAYSGSSGEQSDEDDFEIEVSPCGDSTEPLDIKRIRRKVSNRESARRSRRRKQAHLADLESQVEQLRGENSTLYRQLTDAFQQFRDADTNNRVMKSDVEALRAKVKLAEDMVARGSMTSNLNQILQGHLGTPQPLNPQNFRGVAAHVSPTITIHGEDAPYAGIAVSGQNASFGLGNAGMANSNLSNRMMSDTISCVSDMWS; translated from the exons ATGGAGCAAAAGCCCCGTTTCCACGTGGAGGTACACTCCCAAACAGCCTCGTCCCCCTTCGAATTGAAGCGGAGCCCGTCGGAGGTTTGTCTTGGCGAGGCCCTGGAGTACTTACTGGAGAAGCCCATGATCGGTCAGGAGGCCGCCGATACGCAAGGGCACCGCGATGAAAAAATCGGCGAACTTCGGGCGAGAGACCGGAGTTTCGCCGATACGGATGTATTTTTCGGCGACGTCTGCGCCGGCGACCACAGCTTCGGTTTCCAAAATCGG GATATAATGAATGGTTTTTCAAGCAGTGAACTGACAGAAACCCTACTCTGCACTCAAAATCTCACTCCAAAAAACTCCTGCATCTCAGCAGCCATGGATTCCCAGTCATCGATTTGTG TGGGCAGTCCAACATCGGCTGCTAAACCGATTGGAGGAGATAACCAAGCAAGAGGAGCCTACAGTGGTTCCTCCGGAGAACAATCGGATGAGGATGATTTCGAGATAGAAGTTAGTCCGTGTGGAGACAGCACAGAACCGCTCGACATCAAACGCATTAGAAG GAAGGTCTCGAACAGGGAGTCTGCTAGGCGATCAAGAAGACGAAAGCAAGCACATCTTGCGGATCTCGAGTCACAG GTTGAACAACTGAGAGGAGAAAATTCAACCTTATATAGGCAGCTAACGGATGCTTTTCAACAGTTCCGTGACGCTGATACAAACAATAGAGTAATGAAATCGGATGTGGAAGCCTTGAGAGccaag GTGAAGCTAGCTGAAGATATGGTTGCTCGGGGCTCAATGACCTCTAATTTGAATCAAATTCTTCAAGGTCATCTAGGCACGCCGCAACCACTCAACCCTCAAAATTTTCGCGGGGTAGCAGCACACGTCTCACCAACTATTACCATCCATGGAGAGGATGCTCCGTATGCTGGAATTGCAGTCTCCGGACAGAATGCAAGCTTTGGACTCGGAAATGCTGGTATGGCGAATAGCAATCTGAGTAATCGGATGATGAGCGATACTATTAGCTGTGTCTCGGATATGTGGTCATAA
- the LOC126606050 gene encoding glycosyltransferase family protein 64 C3-like → MNSLPTTIVILIFLFIFCSGGVHVLSLRTLPIDPCNPTAQQDPRTLISDQLTVLINGYSESRIPLLQSIVTTYAASSLVSSILVLWGNPSTLSQTLSQLARNLTDSSFGFSGISVIRQASDSLNNRFLPRPEIKTRAVLVCDDDVEVDPKSFEFAFRMWGSNPDRLVGFFVRSHDIDLSRKEWIYTIHPDKYSIMLTKFMLLKSQYLYRYSCAGRVMASMRKIVDKAQNCEDLLMNFVVADEVNAGPILVGAKRVRDWGDARNDHDDGDGDARRGLTGEVAQVGLSSRKTKHRTRRGECISEFHRVLGRMPLRFSYGKVVNSVGEQGLCQKGGKLVFCDQS, encoded by the coding sequence ATGAATTCGTTGCCAACTACCATTGTGATTCTcatatttttattcattttctgCTCTGGGGGTGTTCATGTGTTATCTCTTCGTACACTTCCGATCGATCCTTGCAACCCTACAGCGCAACAAGACCCGCGAACTCTCATCTCGGACCAGCTAACTGTACTCATCAATGGCTACTCTGAGTCTCGCATCCCTCTCCTACAATCCATTGTCACCACATATGCAGCCTCTTCTTTGGTTTCATCCATTCTCGTGCTCTGGGGAAACCCTTCCACCCTGTCCCAGACCTTGTCCCAACTGGCTCGCAATCTCACGGATTCATCCTTTGGATTCAGTGGCATCTCTGTAATCCGCCAAGCATCGGACAGCCTCAATAACCGGTTCCTCCCCAGACCCGAAATTAAGACCCGAGCAGTTTTGGTCTGTGATGATGATGTTGAAGTTGACCCCAAATCCTTCGAATTTGCGTTTCGAATGTGGGGATCAAACCCAGATCGTCTGGTTGGGTTCTTTGTCAGGTCACACGACATAGATTTGTCAAGGAAAGAGTGGATCTACACCATTCATCCAGACAAGTACTCTATCATGCTCACCAAGTTTATGCTTTTGAAAAGCCAGTATTTATATCGGTACAGCTGCGCAGGAcgggtgatggccagcatgagGAAGATTGTGGATAAGGCGCAGAACTGTGAGGACTTATTGATGAATTTTGTGGTGGCTGATGAGGTTAATGCAGGGCCTATATTGGTAGGAGCCAAGAGGGTTAGGGATTGGGGAGATGCACGTAATGATCAcgatgatggtgatggtgatgcaCGACGAGGATTGACTGGGGAGGTTGCACAGGTGGGTTTGAGCAGTAGGAAAACGAAGCATAGGACGAGGAGAGGGGAGTGTATAAGTGAGTTTCATAGGGTGTTGGGGAGAATGCCTTTGAGGTTCAGTTATGGGAAGGTAGTCAACTCTGTCGGTGAACAAGGGTTGTGTCAAAAAGGAGGGAAATTGGTGTTTTGTGATCAATCATAG